AAATTCGAAGATATGAAAGATAAATACACTGATAAGTACAAGTATCTTCTTGTCGACGAATTTCAGGACACCAACCGGGCGCAATTCGAGCTGCTGCTCTATTTAGCCGGAGATAATAAAAACCTTTGCGTCGTAGGAGACGATGACCAGTCGATCTACGGATGGCGCGGCGCGGACATAACCAACATATTAAGCTTCGAGAAGTATTTTCCCGGTACTAAAGTTTACAAGTTGGAGCAGAATTACCGATCAACAAAGTGTATATTGGATGCGGCTCATGACGTTGTTCAAAATAACAAGAATAGAACTCCAAAGCGCCTCTGGACAGAATCTGAGAAGGGGAGCAGCGTTACTCTCATAAAAGCCTCCGACGACAGGAACGAGGCTGATCAAATATTAACGCTCATGCAGAAAGAAATTTTTCATTCAAAACGGACTTTTCAAGATTTTGCTATTCTTTACCGTACGAACGCCCAGAGCCGGATATTAGAAGATTCTTTCCGCAGAGAAGGGATCGCTTATATGATCGTCGGCGGTGTTAAATTTTACGAACGCAAGGAGATTAAAGACTATTTAAGTTACCTCAGACTTATTACGAACGTGAATGACACGATAAGTCTCAAAAGAGTAATTAATTATCCCCCGAGAGGAATTGGAGCGGTAACCTTATTGAAGGTTAAGGAATTTGCGTTAGACAGAAAATTACTATTCTGGGAAGCGCTCGACAGTTTAGACGAGATTGAAATCGGTCAGAGGCAAAAGAAGGGCTTATCCGAATTTAAACATCTGATAAAAAAATATACCGATCTGAGTAAGGAGCTCCCTTTAGAGGAGCTTGTCCGGGTGTTGGATGATGAGTTGGGCATAAGAAAATTGCTCAAAGAAGAGGACAGCGAAGAGTCTATGCAGAGGGAAGCCAACATACGGGAGCTGTTCAACAGTATCTCCGAATACTGTGAGGCGGAGCCTGATGCAGACCTGGATGGTTTCCTGGAAAACGTGGCGCTCGTTACGGATATAGACAGCTGGGACGACAAAGCTAATGCGGTTACTTTGATGACTCTTCACGCCGCCAAGGGATTGGAATTCCCGGTAATATTTATAGCCGGATGCGAAGACGGGCTGCTTCCGTTGATCAGGGAGTCAGATGAAAATCCGGAGGTTGAAGACATCGAAGAGGAAAGGAGGCTCTTCTACGTCGGCATGACGCGGGCGAAGGAGAAGCTCTATCTCTCCTGCGCTGCGGTAAGAAGGACATACGGAAATTTCACCTGGACCAGGCAATCTCCGTTTCTATCCGAAATAAATGAAGAGCATCTGGATGTAATCGAGACTGAGCGATCCGGAACAGGTGAAACAGCATCTAACGTCTCACGTGTTCGAAGAGGTAAAAAATTGAAGAAACAGAAGGGAAAGAGCGAGTTGGCTGCCGGTGCAATCGTATCTCATAAGTTGTTCGGCAGAGGGAAGGTGCTTGAAGTAACTCCCGATCATGGAGATATAAAGCTCGTAGTCGATTTCGGAGATGCCGGAATAAAAAAACTGTTAGCCGGATATGCCAAGTTAGAACTAATTTCCTGATTCGGGACTCCGTTGAATAGTAAGATCATAACAGGTTTACTCTCGCTTCTTATCGTTTTTAACGGGAATCTGTTCGCCCAGCAAGACAAAGAGAGTGACGCATTCACTTTCGCTTCCAAATTATATAATGATAGACTTTATGACGTTGCCATCGCTCAATTGGAGCAGCTGCTTGAAGAATTCCCTTCATCGCGGTTCCGGTTGGAGACGCTGGAACTATTGGGGAATTCGTATTTTAATCTCCGAAATTACGCCGATTCGAGAAGGGTATATCTTCAGCTCGAAAAAGAGTATCACGGAGCGCAAAAAGCTGAGGAAGCGCTCATGTTGGCGGCAAAGTCGAGTGAAGAGCTGAACGACTACATTTCAGCTGCGGTTACGTTTAAAAAATTAACGTCGTACTATCCCAACAGCAGCAACGTAGAATCGGCATATCTGGCGAGCGGTTATAACTATCTTCTCGGAGGTATGGATAACTTAACCGAGTCGATTCTACTTGAACTCATAGAAGTTAAGGGCGAGAGTGAGGAAGCCCTGACCGCTCTCACGATTCTTGCGGGAATTTATGAAAAGAGCGGGAGAAACGAGGATGCCCTGCAAAAATTAGAAGCTGCTGAATCGCATAGGCATGCGAAGAAT
This is a stretch of genomic DNA from Candidatus Neomarinimicrobiota bacterium. It encodes these proteins:
- a CDS encoding UvrD-helicase domain-containing protein, whose translation is MKLNLESALNPVQLEAAKTVDGPILILAGAGSGKTRVITHRIAFLVKEASIDPGNILAVTFTNKAAREMKERASKLLGRTADHVQIGTFHSTCARILRHESKYLGLPKNFSIYDSADQLSVIKEIMEDLKFDGNGYKPRQFRSVISRTKNSMLGPRDLLKKGGYFNEISAEIMEEYALALKRADALDFDDLLLKPLELFRKFEDMKDKYTDKYKYLLVDEFQDTNRAQFELLLYLAGDNKNLCVVGDDDQSIYGWRGADITNILSFEKYFPGTKVYKLEQNYRSTKCILDAAHDVVQNNKNRTPKRLWTESEKGSSVTLIKASDDRNEADQILTLMQKEIFHSKRTFQDFAILYRTNAQSRILEDSFRREGIAYMIVGGVKFYERKEIKDYLSYLRLITNVNDTISLKRVINYPPRGIGAVTLLKVKEFALDRKLLFWEALDSLDEIEIGQRQKKGLSEFKHLIKKYTDLSKELPLEELVRVLDDELGIRKLLKEEDSEESMQREANIRELFNSISEYCEAEPDADLDGFLENVALVTDIDSWDDKANAVTLMTLHAAKGLEFPVIFIAGCEDGLLPLIRESDENPEVEDIEEERRLFYVGMTRAKEKLYLSCAAVRRTYGNFTWTRQSPFLSEINEEHLDVIETERSGTGETASNVSRVRRGKKLKKQKGKSELAAGAIVSHKLFGRGKVLEVTPDHGDIKLVVDFGDAGIKKLLAGYAKLELIS